Proteins encoded together in one Phalacrocorax aristotelis chromosome 7, bGulAri2.1, whole genome shotgun sequence window:
- the LCTL gene encoding lactase-like protein isoform X1 translates to MKTYILTIWYMLVALIRLNTAEEDFQWTKNNPGSFYYGTFPAGFLWGVGSSAYQTEGAWDKDGKGPSIWDAFTHKKGKVFRNETGDSACDGYYKVKDDIQLLKELKVNHYLFSISWPRIMPTGIKTEKLNEKGIRFYNDTINSLLENNIIPIVSLYHWDLPQALQEKYGGWQNISMINYFNDYANLCFEKFGDRVKHWITFSNPWAVAEKGYETGEHAPGLKLGGCGAYKAAHHIIKTHAKVWHSYNNTWRRAQQGMVGISLTSGWGEPVDPRSQPARDAAERYIQFHLGWFANPIYRGDYPEIMKNYVGRKSAQQGLGRSRLPTFSVQEKTYIKGTSDFLGIGHFTTRYVIEKSFPFLQTTGYHTDCGLAELVDPKWPAPGPDWLYSVPWGFRRLLNFIKTQYGNPLIYVTENGVSEKVQCTQLCDEWRIEYLKGYINEILKALNDGVNVKGYTAWSLLDKFEWNKGFSERFGFYHVDFKNRNKPRYPKASVDYYKKIVSANGFPNPREVENWHQAAMDTCSTTHQLLATDSLITHMEMVTEIVLPTVFTLCILTSIVLIIFYLRNHR, encoded by the exons ATGAAGACTTACATTTTGACAATATGGTATATGCTCGTGGCGCTAATACGGCTGAATACAGCGGAGGAGGATTTCCAGTGGACAAAGAATAATCCAGGCTCTTTCTATTATGGCACTTTTCCAGCTG GTTTTTTATGGGGTGTTGGAAGTTCTGCATACCAGACGGAAGGGGCCTGGGACAAGGATGGGAAAGGACCAAGTATCTGGGATGCTTTTACTCACAAGAAAGGGAAAGTGTTTAGAAATGAAACAGGAGATTCAGCATGTGACGGCTACTACAAAGTTAAG gatGACATCCAGTTACTGAAGGAGCTGAAAGTTAATCACTATCTATTCTCTATCTCATGGCCTCGGATTATGCCCACTGGCATCAAAA CAGAGAAACTGAACGAGAAGGGAATACGGTTCTACAATGATACAATTAACAGTCTTCTGGAAAACAATATTATCCCCATTGTGAGCCTCTACCACTGGGATCTTCCACAG GCTCTCCAAGAGAAGTATGGTGGCTGGCAAAATATAAGCatgataaattatttcaatgaCTATGCAAATCTGTGTTTTGAGAAGTTTGGCGATCGTGTGAAACATTGGATTACTTTTAGTAACCCTTGG GCAGTTGCTGAGAAGGGTTATGAAACAGGAGAACACGCACCAGGACTGAAGCTCGGCGGATGCGGAGCATACAAAGCAGCACACCACATAATTAAA ACCCACGCAAAGGTGTGGCACTCTTACAATAACACATGGCGTAGAGCGCAGCAAG GTATGGTTGGAATTTCCCTAACCAGTGGCTGGGGTGAACCTGTGGATCCacgcagccagccagccagagaCGCTGCTGAAAGATACATACAGTTTCATTTGGGCTGGTTTGCAAATCCGATCTACAGGGGAGACTATCCGGAAATTATGAAGAATTACGTAG GTAGGAAGAGCGCCCAGCAGGGCCTGGGGAGATCAAGATTACCAACTTTCTCAGTGCAAGAGAAAACCTATATCAAAGGCACATCGGATTTCCTGGGAATAGGTCATTTTACTACTCGTTACGTTATAGAGAAGAGCTTTCCCTTTCTACAAACGACCGGTTACCACACCGACTGTGGTTTGGCTGAGCTGGTGGACCCCAAATGGCCAGCTCCAGGACCTGACTGGTTATATTCTGTGCCTTGGGGATTCAGAAGATTACTCAACTTCATTAAG ACACAGTATGGGAACCCTCTCATTTATGTGACAGAGAATGGAGTTTCTGAAAAGGTACAGTGTACTCAGCTGTGTGATGAGTGGCGGATAGAGTATCTGAAAGGATACattaatgaaatactgaaag CTCTGAACGACGGTGTTAATGTCAAAGGTTATACTGCCTGGTCGCTGCTGGATAAATTTGAATGGAACAAAGGCTTCTCTGAAAGATTTGGATTTTATCatgttgattttaaaaacaggaacaAACCACGATACCCCAAAGCATCCGTTGACTATTATAAAAAGATTGTCAGTGCAAATGGATTCCCAAACCCAAGAGAG GTGGAAAACTGGCACCAGGCGGCCATGGACACCTGCTCTACCACACACCAGCTCCTTGCTACAG ATTCCCTGATTACTCACATGGAAATGGTGACAGAGATTGTTCTTCCTACAGTTTTCACACTCTGCATACTCACCAGTATTGTCCTAATAATATTCTACCTTCGAAATCATAGATAA
- the LCTL gene encoding lactase-like protein isoform X2 translates to MINYFNDYANLCFEKFGDRVKHWITFSNPWAVAEKGYETGEHAPGLKLGGCGAYKAAHHIIKTHAKVWHSYNNTWRRAQQGMVGISLTSGWGEPVDPRSQPARDAAERYIQFHLGWFANPIYRGDYPEIMKNYVGRKSAQQGLGRSRLPTFSVQEKTYIKGTSDFLGIGHFTTRYVIEKSFPFLQTTGYHTDCGLAELVDPKWPAPGPDWLYSVPWGFRRLLNFIKTQYGNPLIYVTENGVSEKVQCTQLCDEWRIEYLKGYINEILKDSLITHMEMVTEIVLPTVFTLCILTSIVLIIFYLRNHR, encoded by the exons atgataaattatttcaatgaCTATGCAAATCTGTGTTTTGAGAAGTTTGGCGATCGTGTGAAACATTGGATTACTTTTAGTAACCCTTGG GCAGTTGCTGAGAAGGGTTATGAAACAGGAGAACACGCACCAGGACTGAAGCTCGGCGGATGCGGAGCATACAAAGCAGCACACCACATAATTAAA ACCCACGCAAAGGTGTGGCACTCTTACAATAACACATGGCGTAGAGCGCAGCAAG GTATGGTTGGAATTTCCCTAACCAGTGGCTGGGGTGAACCTGTGGATCCacgcagccagccagccagagaCGCTGCTGAAAGATACATACAGTTTCATTTGGGCTGGTTTGCAAATCCGATCTACAGGGGAGACTATCCGGAAATTATGAAGAATTACGTAG GTAGGAAGAGCGCCCAGCAGGGCCTGGGGAGATCAAGATTACCAACTTTCTCAGTGCAAGAGAAAACCTATATCAAAGGCACATCGGATTTCCTGGGAATAGGTCATTTTACTACTCGTTACGTTATAGAGAAGAGCTTTCCCTTTCTACAAACGACCGGTTACCACACCGACTGTGGTTTGGCTGAGCTGGTGGACCCCAAATGGCCAGCTCCAGGACCTGACTGGTTATATTCTGTGCCTTGGGGATTCAGAAGATTACTCAACTTCATTAAG ACACAGTATGGGAACCCTCTCATTTATGTGACAGAGAATGGAGTTTCTGAAAAGGTACAGTGTACTCAGCTGTGTGATGAGTGGCGGATAGAGTATCTGAAAGGATACattaatgaaatactgaaag ATTCCCTGATTACTCACATGGAAATGGTGACAGAGATTGTTCTTCCTACAGTTTTCACACTCTGCATACTCACCAGTATTGTCCTAATAATATTCTACCTTCGAAATCATAGATAA
- the LCTL gene encoding lactase-like protein isoform X3 gives MINYFNDYANLCFEKFGDRVKHWITFSNPWTHAKVWHSYNNTWRRAQQGMVGISLTSGWGEPVDPRSQPARDAAERYIQFHLGWFANPIYRGDYPEIMKNYVGRKSAQQGLGRSRLPTFSVQEKTYIKGTSDFLGIGHFTTRYVIEKSFPFLQTTGYHTDCGLAELVDPKWPAPGPDWLYSVPWGFRRLLNFIKTQYGNPLIYVTENGVSEKVQCTQLCDEWRIEYLKGYINEILKDSLITHMEMVTEIVLPTVFTLCILTSIVLIIFYLRNHR, from the exons atgataaattatttcaatgaCTATGCAAATCTGTGTTTTGAGAAGTTTGGCGATCGTGTGAAACATTGGATTACTTTTAGTAACCCTTGG ACCCACGCAAAGGTGTGGCACTCTTACAATAACACATGGCGTAGAGCGCAGCAAG GTATGGTTGGAATTTCCCTAACCAGTGGCTGGGGTGAACCTGTGGATCCacgcagccagccagccagagaCGCTGCTGAAAGATACATACAGTTTCATTTGGGCTGGTTTGCAAATCCGATCTACAGGGGAGACTATCCGGAAATTATGAAGAATTACGTAG GTAGGAAGAGCGCCCAGCAGGGCCTGGGGAGATCAAGATTACCAACTTTCTCAGTGCAAGAGAAAACCTATATCAAAGGCACATCGGATTTCCTGGGAATAGGTCATTTTACTACTCGTTACGTTATAGAGAAGAGCTTTCCCTTTCTACAAACGACCGGTTACCACACCGACTGTGGTTTGGCTGAGCTGGTGGACCCCAAATGGCCAGCTCCAGGACCTGACTGGTTATATTCTGTGCCTTGGGGATTCAGAAGATTACTCAACTTCATTAAG ACACAGTATGGGAACCCTCTCATTTATGTGACAGAGAATGGAGTTTCTGAAAAGGTACAGTGTACTCAGCTGTGTGATGAGTGGCGGATAGAGTATCTGAAAGGATACattaatgaaatactgaaag ATTCCCTGATTACTCACATGGAAATGGTGACAGAGATTGTTCTTCCTACAGTTTTCACACTCTGCATACTCACCAGTATTGTCCTAATAATATTCTACCTTCGAAATCATAGATAA